The Manduca sexta isolate Smith_Timp_Sample1 chromosome 17, JHU_Msex_v1.0, whole genome shotgun sequence genome includes a window with the following:
- the LOC115451272 gene encoding leucine-rich repeat-containing protein 23-like: MLKSHFDLRRDDVEEGEVEAEEHAPPETVPEEEKISYPERKLNKSEVSIRLSMLGKTAEGDGYTYLKATLTDMKLTDITAIKSFKHLQFLNVSNNFLDLEALQVITQLQFLILIQADKNNLYSVALKKMKYMQVMIMNNNNVSSVHDVFQPELSTLELAYNKIQKVRFDSKMSNIKCLDFRYNIIDDIGDINFPNLDSLYLAGNKITSLVGIEKLVNLRILHVRYNPIRTLNGFVPELKKLQYINLRNCKIASLKQVKKLKVLKALDTLIIKGCPYMGGTGEETAEVGAEEEDPELRLEVLASLPRLKRLNKNVVSPEEKNEAKELMKQWLEEGFKDEEDVEEEENEEQSNAED; this comes from the exons ATGCTAAAATCTCACTTCGACCTTCGAAGGGACGATGTCGAAGAAGGAGAAGTAGAGGCGGAGGAACACGCGCCACCAGAAACCGTACCCGAAGAGGAGAAAATATCATATCCGGAAAGGAAATTGAACAAGTCTGAAGTCAGCATCAGGCTCAGCATGTTGGGAAAGACTGCTGAAGGAGACGG ATACACATATTTAAAGGCGACTCTAACTGACATGAAGTTAACGGACATTACTGCGATAAAGAGCTTCAAACATTTACAATTCCTCAACGTATCCAACAATTTCTTGGACCTGGAGGCGCTGCAAGTTATAACACAGCTACAGTTTCTAATACTGATCCAAGCTGACAAGAACAATCTCTACTCAGTCGCTCTGAAGAAGATGAAGTATATGCAAGTGATGATTATGAACAATAACAACGTGAGCAGCGTCCACGATGTATTCCAACCAGAACTGAGCACGCTAGAATTGGcgtacaataaaatacaaaaagttcgCTTCGACAGCAAAATGTCCAACATCAAATGCCTAGATTTCAGATACAACATAATAGACGACATCGGCGATATAAATTTTCCAAACTTGGACAGTCTGTATTTGGCAGGAAACAAGATAACGAGCTTGGTCGGTATAGAGAAATTGGTTAATTTGAGGATTTTGCACGTCAGATACAATCCCATAAGGACGTTGAACGGATTTGTTCCTGAACTGAAAAAACTACAGTACATAAACTTAAGAAATTGTAAAATTGCTTCTTTGAAACAAGTGAAGAAACTTAAG GTTCTGAAGGCACTGGACACACTCATCATAAAGGGTTGTCCGTACATGGGTGGGACGGGCGAGGAGACAGCGGAGGTAGGTGCTGAAGAAGAGGACCCAGAGTTGAGACTCGAGGTGTTAGCGTCGCTCCCTAGACTGAAGAGATTGAACAAGAATGTCGTGTCGCCTGAAGAAAA AAATGAAGCTAAAGAATTAATGAAACAATGGCTGGAAGAAGGGTTCAAAGATGAAGAAGATgttgaagaagaagaaaatgaAGAACAATCGAACGCAGAAGATTGA